A window of the Funiculus sociatus GB2-C1 genome harbors these coding sequences:
- a CDS encoding P-II family nitrogen regulator has product MAKPAKKLVIVTEKILLKKIADIIEEAGATGYTVLETGGKGSRNVRSSGQPSVSDTNANIKFEVLTPDRDMAENIADQVAIKFFLDFAGMIYICDAEVLYGHSFCGPDGC; this is encoded by the coding sequence AGCCAGCCAAAAAGCTCGTCATCGTCACGGAAAAGATTCTGCTGAAAAAGATCGCCGATATCATCGAAGAAGCCGGGGCAACGGGTTATACGGTTCTGGAAACTGGCGGTAAAGGCAGTCGCAACGTGCGCTCGTCGGGACAACCCAGCGTTTCTGACACCAATGCGAATATAAAATTCGAGGTGCTCACCCCGGATCGGGATATGGCCGAGAATATTGCGGATCAGGTCGCAATAAAGTTTTTCCTCGATTTTGCGGGCATGATCTATATCTGTGACGCGGAGGTACTGTACGGGCACAGTTTCTGTGGACCAGACGGCTGTTGA
- a CDS encoding cation:proton antiporter, which yields MFLNHTITALSSGIASLIAPMPLLATVEAENSPIVLAGVLLSLVVIYLASKLGAEAAKRLDFPPVLGELVAGVIVGVSALHLIIFPESGLFASDSAVMTVLQWINHLSPAALTSVYESQSEVISVLAELGVIILLFEIGLESDLRQLKEVGTQAVIVACVGVAVPFAAGTVGLMMLFNVPAIPAIFAGAALTATSIGITSKVLSELGQLKSKEGQIIVGAAVIDDVLGIIVLAVVASLAKTGEIDVANVIYLIVSATAFLIGSILLGGIFNKTFVAIVEKFKTRGNVVMPAFIFAFFMAFLGSAIHLEAILGAFAAGLVLDETDARNELDELVKPIADLLVPIFFVTVGARADLGVLNPTVPENRAGLLIAAFLMVVAIVGKVVTGWVVFGQPGINRLAIGVGMVPRGEVGLVFAGIGSASGVLDKPLEVSIIVMVILTTFLAPPFLRIAFGQPVEPPTTGEASSEEPILAGKS from the coding sequence ATGTTTTTGAACCATACAATTACAGCTTTAAGTTCTGGGATAGCATCCCTAATTGCTCCCATGCCCTTGTTGGCAACTGTCGAGGCAGAAAATTCACCGATTGTTCTGGCTGGAGTTCTGCTGAGTTTAGTAGTGATTTATCTCGCCAGTAAACTCGGCGCGGAAGCGGCTAAACGATTAGATTTTCCACCAGTTCTGGGTGAACTGGTGGCAGGGGTGATTGTCGGGGTATCTGCTTTACACCTGATCATTTTTCCCGAAAGTGGACTTTTCGCCTCAGACTCAGCGGTTATGACCGTGCTGCAATGGATTAATCATCTGTCTCCCGCAGCCCTCACGAGTGTATATGAGTCTCAGAGTGAAGTCATTTCAGTGCTGGCTGAATTGGGCGTAATTATTCTGCTGTTTGAAATTGGTCTGGAATCGGATCTCAGACAACTCAAAGAAGTGGGTACTCAAGCTGTGATCGTCGCCTGTGTGGGGGTGGCAGTTCCCTTTGCCGCTGGCACCGTTGGCTTGATGATGTTATTCAATGTTCCTGCAATTCCAGCAATTTTTGCAGGTGCTGCTTTGACGGCAACGAGCATCGGGATTACGTCCAAAGTGTTGTCTGAATTAGGACAGCTTAAATCCAAAGAAGGTCAAATCATTGTTGGTGCTGCGGTTATTGATGATGTACTGGGAATCATTGTCCTGGCTGTTGTCGCCAGTTTAGCCAAAACGGGTGAGATTGATGTTGCTAATGTCATCTACCTGATTGTGAGTGCAACAGCGTTTCTGATTGGTTCCATCCTATTAGGTGGCATCTTCAACAAAACCTTTGTTGCGATTGTGGAGAAATTTAAAACCCGTGGCAACGTTGTCATGCCAGCATTTATCTTTGCCTTCTTCATGGCATTTCTGGGCAGCGCAATTCATCTAGAAGCGATTTTGGGTGCTTTTGCCGCTGGCTTGGTTCTGGATGAAACCGATGCCCGCAATGAGTTGGATGAACTTGTGAAGCCAATCGCCGATCTACTGGTGCCGATCTTCTTTGTGACGGTGGGAGCGCGGGCCGATCTGGGTGTGTTGAATCCGACAGTGCCTGAAAATCGTGCCGGACTCTTGATTGCCGCATTTTTGATGGTGGTTGCCATCGTCGGCAAGGTGGTGACAGGTTGGGTGGTGTTTGGTCAGCCCGGAATCAATCGATTAGCGATTGGGGTTGGCATGGTTCCACGGGGTGAAGTTGGGTTAGTGTTTGCCGGAATCGGTTCTGCGAGTGGGGTTCTGGATAAGCCGTTGGAGGTATCTATTATTGTCATGGTGATTCTGACCACATTTCTGGCACCACCATTTCTGCGGATCGCTTTTGGTCAGCCAGTAGAACCCCCTACCACAGGAGAAGCTTCGAGTGAGGAACCAATTCTAGCGGGTAAATCTTAG
- a CDS encoding Crp/Fnr family transcriptional regulator, translated as MLSTPEEGSMVEVGLVGNEGVVGIPAALGDNIAIATAMVQLAGSGMRMEASLLKTEFEQGGSLQSLLLRYTQALYALASQNAACNRLHQFDQRLARWLLLVCDFVESNELRLTQEFISKMLGVRRSGVTEAANRFQQVGLIGYNRGRITILNRQKLEAASCSCYGIITGEYARLLGTEKS; from the coding sequence TTGCTCTCCACTCCCGAAGAAGGCTCGATGGTCGAAGTCGGCTTAGTGGGTAATGAGGGGGTAGTGGGTATCCCCGCCGCTTTGGGAGACAACATCGCGATCGCAACCGCGATGGTGCAGCTAGCAGGCTCTGGCATGAGAATGGAGGCAAGCTTACTTAAAACCGAGTTTGAGCAGGGTGGCTCACTGCAAAGTTTGCTGCTGCGGTACACGCAAGCGCTGTACGCTCTAGCCTCACAAAACGCTGCCTGCAACCGCCTCCATCAGTTCGATCAGAGGCTTGCCCGTTGGCTACTACTCGTCTGTGACTTTGTAGAGTCAAACGAGTTGCGGCTGACTCAGGAATTTATCTCTAAGATGCTGGGTGTACGACGTTCGGGTGTCACGGAGGCGGCTAACCGCTTTCAACAGGTAGGACTGATTGGCTACAACCGCGGCAGAATTACCATCCTGAATCGGCAGAAATTAGAAGCCGCTTCCTGTTCGTGTTATGGAATCATCACAGGCGAGTACGCTAGGTTGCTAGGCACTGAGAAGAGTTGA
- a CDS encoding MFS transporter — MFGQQEDQILVEASPLPIQEIPEDRALTETKLPPTANPHLKIPKREIRTSLKALTTEGAFATVFYSIIGGALLSNFLLDLGASTVEIGLLASIPQLTNLLQPLGAFLGDRIKSRHWYSFLIFGSSRLPWLLIVPGIWLISTSRIQPRQLVLLTLAIICLSNFMEALGRASFLSWMAVLVPERLRGRYFGLRNSVVTLTNLIGVPLLGLTVSKWPGGSLQGFGAVLVLGVVFATLSLVFQFWITDVNPQLVHAADSDTDHSSPWRKIFSFLKDGNFLRFLFYSALWSFAVNISAPFFNLYLLGDLNLDVSVVTLYNSLGAGANLLMLMFWGKLADRIGNRPLMISVGILVALTPLLWLEAGTAPIFLWAWFPLLHILGGATWAAIDLCSGNLMMSVTPLRNQSIYFAVAAAVPGITGAIGISVGGYVATVTNFGGLPTAFALSAVLRLIALLPLVFVHEQRSVRVRQLMKVLIPTLKRQAGAIQAGRTSLKPLPLIEPEKEGSPASSSAQS, encoded by the coding sequence ATGTTCGGGCAACAAGAAGATCAGATTTTAGTAGAAGCGAGTCCTCTCCCGATTCAGGAAATCCCAGAGGATAGGGCATTAACAGAGACAAAGCTGCCTCCAACTGCAAACCCGCATCTTAAAATTCCCAAGCGAGAAATTCGGACAAGCCTCAAGGCATTAACTACCGAAGGAGCCTTCGCTACAGTCTTTTACAGTATCATTGGCGGCGCGTTGCTCAGTAATTTCTTGCTGGATCTCGGTGCCAGTACAGTGGAAATTGGTCTGCTCGCCTCGATTCCCCAACTGACAAATCTGCTGCAACCGCTGGGAGCCTTTCTGGGAGACCGAATCAAGAGCCGCCACTGGTATTCCTTCTTGATTTTCGGCTCGTCGCGGCTGCCGTGGTTGCTGATTGTGCCAGGGATTTGGTTAATCAGCACCTCTCGTATCCAGCCGCGCCAGTTGGTGCTGTTGACATTGGCAATTATCTGCCTGAGTAATTTCATGGAAGCTTTGGGTCGTGCTTCCTTTCTCAGCTGGATGGCTGTGTTAGTACCGGAGCGATTGCGGGGGCGGTATTTTGGCTTACGCAATAGTGTTGTGACGTTGACCAATCTCATCGGCGTGCCGCTGCTGGGTCTAACGGTATCGAAGTGGCCCGGTGGTTCGCTCCAAGGATTCGGTGCGGTCTTGGTTCTGGGAGTTGTGTTTGCAACACTCAGCCTCGTCTTTCAGTTCTGGATAACTGATGTCAATCCGCAGCTAGTACACGCCGCCGATTCGGATACAGACCACAGTTCGCCCTGGAGGAAAATTTTTAGCTTCCTCAAGGATGGCAATTTTTTGAGGTTTTTGTTTTACTCAGCCTTGTGGAGCTTTGCGGTTAACATCAGCGCTCCCTTCTTTAACCTCTACTTGCTGGGAGACCTCAACTTAGATGTGAGCGTGGTAACGCTCTATAACAGTTTGGGAGCTGGTGCTAACTTGCTGATGCTGATGTTCTGGGGCAAACTGGCTGACCGGATTGGCAATCGCCCACTGATGATAAGTGTGGGAATCTTGGTGGCTCTGACGCCTTTACTGTGGCTAGAAGCTGGAACCGCTCCAATTTTCCTTTGGGCCTGGTTCCCTTTGTTGCACATCCTGGGCGGTGCGACGTGGGCGGCTATTGACCTGTGCAGTGGTAATCTGATGATGTCGGTGACACCGCTACGCAATCAGTCGATTTATTTTGCTGTTGCGGCGGCGGTTCCTGGTATCACTGGAGCAATCGGAATTAGCGTTGGTGGCTATGTCGCGACTGTGACTAATTTTGGTGGCTTGCCAACGGCGTTTGCTCTCTCAGCCGTCCTGCGGTTAATTGCCCTGCTGCCCTTGGTGTTTGTTCATGAGCAGCGCTCTGTGCGCGTGCGTCAGCTAATGAAAGTCCTGATCCCAACACTCAAGCGCCAAGCCGGGGCCATTCAAGCAGGACGCACCAGTTTGAAGCCATTACCATTAATAGAACCTGAGAAAGAAGGTTCACCGGCAAGCTCATCCGCTCAGTCTTAA
- a CDS encoding MFS transporter: MNPLATGLLNGAAIVVEFQQTEKDLVLKVQPEDKALSETVLPAKPPFKIPKAEIRTSLRALTTEGALATVFYSIIGGALLSNFLLDLGASAVEIGMFASIAQLTNLLQPLGAYLGDRINSRNWYSLLIFGTSRLLWLLIVPGIWLVSTSRIQPHQLVLLTLAIIWVANILEALGRASFFTWVAVLVPERLRGRYFGFRNSVVNLTNLISVPLLGVAVSKWPGGALSGFGVVLVVGIVLGIISLGFHFLMTDVNPKLVHAATEDTEQGASGERVFSFLKDGNFLRFLLYSGLWSFAVNVSAPFFNLYLLGDLKLDVSVVTLYGSLGAGANLLMLMFWGRLADRIGNRPLMIMVGILVALTPLLWLEAGTAPIFLWVWFPVLHILGGATWAAIDLCSGNLMMSVTPLRNQSIYFAIAAAVPGITGAIGISIGSFVATVTNFGGLPTVFALSAVLRLFALLPLVFVHEQRSMPLGQLMRVLFPVTQPTKLIAAKE, from the coding sequence ATGAATCCTCTAGCCACAGGATTACTGAACGGGGCAGCAATAGTAGTTGAATTTCAACAAACCGAGAAAGATTTAGTATTAAAAGTCCAACCAGAGGATAAGGCATTATCCGAGACGGTACTTCCTGCAAAGCCGCCCTTTAAAATTCCCAAGGCAGAAATTCGGACAAGCCTGCGGGCATTAACGACCGAAGGAGCCTTGGCTACGGTCTTTTACAGTATTATCGGCGGCGCGTTACTCAGTAATTTCTTGCTGGATCTTGGTGCCAGTGCCGTCGAAATTGGTATGTTCGCCTCCATTGCCCAGCTGACGAATCTATTGCAACCGCTGGGAGCCTATCTGGGAGACCGCATCAACAGCCGCAACTGGTATTCCCTGTTGATTTTCGGCACCTCGCGGCTGCTGTGGTTGCTAATTGTGCCAGGGATTTGGTTGGTCAGCACATCTCGTATCCAGCCGCACCAGTTGGTGCTGTTGACATTGGCAATTATCTGGGTGGCTAATATCTTGGAAGCTTTGGGTCGTGCTTCCTTTTTCACCTGGGTAGCTGTGTTAGTACCAGAGCGATTGCGGGGGCGGTATTTTGGCTTCCGCAATAGTGTTGTGAACTTGACCAATCTCATCAGCGTGCCGCTGCTGGGTGTAGCGGTATCGAAGTGGCCCGGTGGAGCGCTCTCTGGCTTCGGTGTGGTCTTGGTTGTGGGAATTGTGCTGGGGATAATCAGTCTGGGCTTTCACTTCTTGATGACTGATGTGAACCCAAAGCTAGTACACGCCGCCACTGAGGATACAGAGCAAGGGGCATCCGGGGAGAGAGTTTTTAGCTTCCTCAAGGATGGCAATTTTTTGAGGTTTCTTCTTTACTCAGGCTTGTGGAGCTTTGCGGTTAATGTCAGCGCTCCCTTCTTTAACCTCTACTTGCTGGGCGATCTCAAGCTAGATGTGAGCGTGGTAACGCTTTATGGCAGCTTGGGAGCTGGTGCTAACTTGCTGATGCTGATGTTCTGGGGTAGACTGGCTGACCGGATCGGCAATCGCCCGCTGATGATAATGGTAGGAATTTTGGTGGCTCTAACGCCTTTACTTTGGTTAGAAGCTGGAACCGCTCCAATTTTCCTTTGGGTTTGGTTCCCCGTGTTGCACATACTCGGCGGTGCAACGTGGGCGGCGATTGACCTGTGTAGTGGTAATCTGATGATGTCGGTGACACCGCTACGCAATCAATCGATTTATTTTGCGATCGCGGCGGCGGTTCCTGGTATCACTGGAGCCATCGGAATTAGCATTGGTAGCTTTGTCGCGACTGTGACTAATTTTGGTGGCTTACCAACGGTGTTTGCTCTGTCAGCCGTCCTGCGGCTGTTTGCCCTGCTGCCCTTAGTTTTTGTTCACGAGCAGCGTTCTATGCCTCTGGGTCAGCTAATGCGAGTCCTGTTCCCAGTCACACAGCCAACAAAGCTGATTGCAGCAAAGGAATAA
- a CDS encoding KAP family NTPase, which yields MAQTKNDSKVLPEDFSDPSADNALIEPKQDRLGYAPFAKHLADSICQMNFPEGFVIAVYGSSGFGKSTLLNFLTYYLQQKPKSEQPIIVPFNPWLFSGGEDITRRFINELQTVLSKFKAVPKGFISRITDLAKVVSEIPLPYAQASNALVRLFDDKEKETSDLKEEVEDTLEQQHPRIVVTIDDIDRLTAEDISQLFHLIKAIPNFTNVVYLLVFDQEVVIKTLGNTQPIPGETYLSQIVQAAFELPLPDKTSLRRLLFEKLNGILADTPKELFNQNRWGNVYLQGIDYFITNPRDIVRLTNLLTVTYPGVKGEVNSVDFIAIESLRAFRPMIYDIIRKNPTFFAGTADAKGYLIPTLDEIKDFHHSWLAQLENEDKEPIKRLLLHLFPKLETVWRNTSSPAQDESIWRKQLRICSLDIFPNYFRLVLTQDEFSDAEIKAIFALTKDAKAFGENLVELAHQKRSDGTTQVRAFLEQLEDYTEKELPTHCIPSIVKALLDVGDQLLSPEDEPQGMFDFGNDIRIERLISQLLRRIDEQARFETLKEAMSNGKALSIIVGEVATLGQEQGKYEADESIPEEEWLQSVEHLKELEEIALKRLRDAAQQNSLLKAPKLSERLHYWQAWAGEEEVKQWVEKIIDNDEGLVNFLEKFLQKDFSEYGSDGTQKTGYRLDPKWVEPYLEPSLILERISRLDETSELTEDRKNAIAQFIRECEMRQQGQDPD from the coding sequence ATGGCTCAAACAAAGAACGATTCAAAGGTCTTGCCAGAGGATTTTAGTGACCCATCGGCAGACAACGCCTTAATCGAGCCGAAACAAGACCGATTAGGATATGCACCCTTTGCCAAACATCTTGCAGACAGTATTTGCCAAATGAACTTTCCTGAAGGGTTCGTTATTGCAGTTTACGGTTCCTCAGGTTTTGGCAAATCGACACTATTGAACTTCTTAACGTACTATCTCCAGCAAAAGCCAAAGAGCGAACAACCTATTATCGTCCCTTTTAATCCCTGGTTATTTTCAGGGGGCGAAGACATCACAAGGCGCTTTATTAACGAATTACAGACAGTTTTGAGCAAATTCAAAGCTGTCCCCAAAGGCTTCATAAGTCGAATAACCGATCTTGCTAAAGTTGTTTCTGAAATTCCTCTTCCTTATGCTCAAGCTAGTAATGCACTCGTAAGATTATTTGACGATAAAGAAAAGGAGACTTCCGACTTAAAAGAAGAAGTCGAAGATACACTCGAACAGCAGCATCCGCGAATCGTAGTAACGATTGACGATATTGACAGGCTCACTGCTGAGGATATTAGTCAGCTATTTCACCTTATTAAAGCAATTCCAAATTTTACTAACGTTGTCTATTTGCTCGTTTTCGATCAAGAAGTTGTCATCAAAACCCTTGGAAATACACAACCTATACCTGGAGAGACCTACCTTTCTCAGATTGTTCAAGCTGCTTTTGAGTTACCTCTGCCAGATAAAACCTCACTTCGCAGGTTACTTTTTGAAAAACTCAATGGCATACTGGCTGACACCCCAAAAGAACTATTCAATCAAAATCGATGGGGCAATGTTTACTTACAAGGAATAGACTACTTTATTACCAATCCTCGCGACATTGTTCGCCTGACCAACCTCTTAACCGTGACATATCCAGGGGTGAAAGGTGAGGTAAATTCAGTTGACTTCATTGCTATTGAGTCCTTGCGGGCTTTTCGCCCAATGATATATGACATAATCCGCAAAAATCCTACATTCTTTGCGGGAACCGCGGATGCCAAAGGTTATCTAATTCCGACATTAGACGAAATCAAAGATTTTCACCATTCGTGGCTGGCTCAGCTGGAAAATGAGGATAAAGAACCAATCAAACGGCTGCTATTGCACCTTTTTCCTAAATTAGAAACCGTTTGGCGTAATACCTCCTCCCCTGCACAAGACGAGTCAATATGGCGCAAGCAATTACGTATTTGTAGCTTAGATATATTTCCCAACTACTTCCGTCTGGTATTAACACAAGATGAATTCTCTGATGCTGAGATTAAAGCAATCTTTGCCTTGACAAAAGATGCAAAGGCATTTGGAGAAAATCTTGTAGAACTCGCTCATCAAAAACGCTCTGATGGCACGACTCAAGTTCGGGCATTTCTTGAACAGCTTGAGGATTACACTGAAAAAGAACTTCCTACCCATTGCATTCCTTCAATTGTGAAAGCTTTGTTGGATGTTGGCGACCAGCTTTTATCTCCGGAAGACGAACCCCAGGGGATGTTTGATTTTGGTAATGACATTAGAATTGAACGCCTTATCTCTCAACTGTTGCGTCGGATTGACGAACAAGCACGGTTTGAAACCTTGAAAGAGGCAATGTCAAACGGTAAAGCCTTATCCATAATCGTGGGTGAAGTAGCAACCTTGGGTCAGGAACAAGGTAAGTATGAAGCCGATGAATCTATCCCCGAAGAGGAATGGCTCCAGAGCGTAGAACACCTTAAAGAACTTGAAGAAATAGCCTTGAAGCGGCTGCGAGATGCTGCACAACAAAACTCTCTACTGAAAGCCCCAAAACTATCTGAAAGATTACATTATTGGCAAGCTTGGGCAGGAGAAGAGGAAGTCAAGCAATGGGTTGAAAAGATTATTGATAATGACGAAGGGCTAGTTAATTTCTTGGAGAAGTTCCTGCAAAAAGATTTTAGTGAGTATGGGTCAGACGGGACGCAAAAAACAGGCTACAGACTTGACCCTAAGTGGGTTGAACCCTATCTTGAACCATCCTTGATCCTTGAGAGAATCAGCCGCCTCGATGAAACAAGCGAGTTAACAGAAGATCGGAAAAATGCGATCGCGCAATTTATCCGAGAATGTGAGATGCGGCAGCAGGGACAAGACCCGGATTAG
- a CDS encoding Crp/Fnr family transcriptional regulator: MPKVPLKPVNRLLATLPKAEYQRLVPHLENVPLPLKQVLYKRGESIEYVYFPHRAIVSLIATTEEGSNVEVGIVGNDGVTGMPDLLGDNIATITALVQREDSGMRMKASLLKTEFGQGGVLQSLLLRYTQALYALTSQNAACNRLHQIDEKLARWLLLVSDTVESNELQLTQEFMAQMLSVRRPGVTEAASRLQQAGLIRYHRGRISILNRQKLEAASCSCYGIIKSQYARLLEH, from the coding sequence ATGCCCAAAGTTCCACTCAAACCAGTCAATCGGCTGCTAGCCACTCTGCCAAAAGCTGAGTACCAGCGCCTTGTTCCACATCTAGAAAACGTTCCGCTTCCTCTCAAGCAAGTCCTTTACAAAAGAGGCGAATCAATCGAATACGTCTATTTCCCCCATCGTGCAATAGTTTCTTTGATTGCGACTACGGAAGAAGGCTCGAACGTCGAAGTCGGCATAGTGGGTAATGACGGAGTTACAGGTATGCCCGACCTTTTGGGAGACAACATCGCGACCATAACCGCGCTCGTGCAGCGAGAAGACTCAGGCATGAGGATGAAGGCAAGCTTACTTAAAACTGAGTTTGGACAGGGTGGTGTACTGCAAAGCTTGCTGTTGCGGTACACGCAAGCCCTGTACGCTCTAACCTCACAAAATGCGGCTTGTAACCGCCTGCATCAAATCGATGAGAAACTTGCCCGTTGGCTACTGCTCGTCTCTGATACTGTAGAGTCAAACGAGTTGCAGCTAACTCAAGAATTTATGGCTCAAATGCTGAGTGTACGACGTCCGGGGGTCACGGAGGCGGCTAGCCGCCTTCAACAGGCAGGACTGATTCGCTACCACCGTGGCAGAATAAGCATCCTGAATCGACAGAAATTAGAAGCCGCTTCCTGTTCGTGTTATGGAATCATCAAAAGTCAGTACGCTAGGTTGCTAGAACACTGA
- a CDS encoding Crp/Fnr family transcriptional regulator: MSNASPQAVNRLLAALPDAEYQRLFPNLDQVSLSLKQVLQEVGEPIEYVYFPQNAIVSALTTMADGSMIEVGLVGNDGVTGMPAALGDNIATTTAMVQLAGAGMRMKASVLKTEFGRGGVLQSLLLRYIQAQHAFVTQSAACNRLHYLEGRLARWLLLVCDRVGSNELQLTHEFLAQMLGVRRAGVTEAAHTLQQSGLIRYTRGNVTILNREDLEAASCECYEIINGEYARLLGTDG; this comes from the coding sequence ATGTCTAACGCTTCACCCCAAGCAGTCAATCGACTGCTTGCCGCTCTGCCAGATGCAGAGTACCAACGCCTTTTTCCCAATCTAGATCAAGTCTCGCTTTCTCTTAAGCAAGTCCTTCAAGAGGTTGGTGAACCAATTGAATATGTCTATTTCCCCCAGAATGCAATAGTTTCTGCGCTCACAACGATGGCAGATGGCTCGATGATCGAAGTGGGCTTAGTGGGTAATGACGGAGTTACAGGTATGCCCGCCGCTTTGGGAGACAACATCGCAACTACAACCGCGATGGTGCAGCTAGCAGGCGCTGGCATGAGGATGAAGGCAAGCGTGCTTAAAACCGAGTTTGGGCGGGGTGGTGTACTGCAAAGTCTGCTGCTACGGTACATACAAGCACAGCACGCCTTCGTCACGCAAAGCGCTGCCTGCAATCGCCTCCATTATCTGGAGGGGAGACTTGCTCGTTGGCTACTGCTCGTCTGTGACCGTGTAGGGTCAAACGAGTTGCAGCTCACTCATGAATTTCTCGCCCAGATGCTGGGTGTACGACGTGCGGGTGTCACGGAAGCGGCTCACACGCTTCAACAGTCAGGACTGATTCGCTACACCCGTGGCAATGTTACCATCCTGAATCGGGAAGACTTGGAAGCGGCTTCGTGTGAGTGTTATGAAATCATTAACGGCGAGTACGCTAGGTTGCTAGGCACAGACGGTTAA
- the phaC gene encoding class III poly(R)-hydroxyalkanoic acid synthase subunit PhaC, whose amino-acid sequence MHDFTELTQKLFKGVESFSRLREEDIQIGVTPKEEVYREDKVVLYRFTPKVEHSLNIPILIVYALVNRPYIVDLQEGRSLVANLLNLGMDVYITDWGYPSRSDRFLTLDDYINGYINNCVDVLRDRHNLEQINLLGICQGGAFSLCYSSIYPEKVKNLITMVTPVDFHIKEGLLNVWGGSTLGSQALDVDLMVDTLGNIPGDFMNLEFLLLKPFQLGIQKYIDLLDTIESEDKLLNFLRMEKWIFDSPDQAGEAYRQFMKDFYQGNKLIKGQVEIGEKRVNLENIRIPILNIYAEQDHLVPPASSLALEKYIGSKDYTVRSFPVGHIGMYVSSKVQRDLPPTIVDWLKVRT is encoded by the coding sequence ATGCACGATTTTACCGAGCTAACCCAAAAACTGTTTAAGGGTGTCGAGAGCTTCAGCCGCCTGCGTGAGGAAGACATTCAGATTGGAGTGACACCCAAGGAAGAAGTTTACCGAGAAGATAAGGTGGTGCTGTACCGCTTCACGCCAAAGGTGGAGCATTCGCTGAACATCCCCATCCTCATCGTTTACGCTCTAGTCAACCGTCCCTACATCGTCGATTTGCAGGAAGGGCGATCGCTTGTTGCCAATTTGCTCAATCTTGGCATGGATGTATATATAACTGACTGGGGCTATCCCAGTCGAAGCGATCGCTTTTTGACTCTTGACGACTACATCAATGGTTATATCAATAACTGTGTGGACGTATTACGCGATCGCCACAACTTAGAGCAAATCAACCTGTTAGGCATTTGTCAAGGGGGCGCTTTCAGTCTCTGCTACAGTTCCATTTACCCAGAGAAGGTGAAAAACCTGATTACTATGGTCACTCCGGTTGATTTTCACATCAAGGAGGGACTGCTCAATGTTTGGGGTGGAAGCACTCTGGGTTCCCAAGCGCTAGATGTGGATCTAATGGTAGATACTCTGGGTAACATCCCCGGCGACTTCATGAACTTAGAGTTTTTGCTGCTGAAGCCGTTCCAGTTAGGAATTCAGAAGTATATTGATCTTCTGGATACTATCGAATCAGAGGACAAGTTGCTCAACTTTCTTCGCATGGAAAAGTGGATTTTCGATAGTCCTGACCAAGCTGGGGAAGCTTATCGACAGTTTATGAAGGATTTCTACCAGGGAAACAAACTGATTAAAGGTCAGGTCGAGATTGGAGAGAAGCGAGTGAATCTGGAGAATATTCGCATCCCAATTTTGAACATTTACGCCGAGCAAGATCATCTAGTTCCTCCAGCATCCTCCTTGGCTCTTGAGAAGTACATTGGGAGCAAAGACTACACCGTGCGCTCCTTCCCAGTCGGGCATATTGGGATGTACGTCAGCAGTAAAGTGCAGCGAGACCTTCCTCCAACTATTGTCGATTGGCTTAAGGTGCGAACCTAG
- a CDS encoding poly(R)-hydroxyalkanoic acid synthase subunit PhaE — protein MEKDATYWVEQTENLVKMWAETQKKIWESWIDFIKPVTTPETPATANGIQNQAELWLLYAEGLQKLGQWVEPLRQSLEMATQAIGGDVASIELNNLYWDYQQTGNLLQSPSLGYTREFNNKLLKSFDAWTNFYKASFDYQLVLVDVWMRAFEQLMRLASSQEKSETLQNWRQFQQIWSRVFDQAFAQTFRSENALEIQGKFLNAAMTYRLQQQQLMEVFLKMNDLPTRSEVDEIHRNVYELRKEIKSLKKALGESQRSES, from the coding sequence ATGGAAAAAGACGCTACTTACTGGGTCGAACAGACTGAGAATCTGGTGAAAATGTGGGCTGAGACTCAAAAGAAAATCTGGGAAAGCTGGATTGATTTTATTAAACCTGTGACAACTCCCGAAACGCCTGCTACAGCCAACGGTATTCAAAATCAGGCCGAGTTATGGCTTCTGTATGCGGAGGGGCTGCAAAAGTTAGGTCAGTGGGTAGAACCACTGCGCCAGTCACTTGAAATGGCGACTCAGGCGATAGGCGGCGATGTTGCATCAATAGAGCTGAACAACCTCTACTGGGACTATCAACAGACTGGCAACTTACTGCAAAGCCCAAGTCTGGGATATACCCGTGAGTTCAACAACAAACTGCTTAAAAGCTTTGATGCCTGGACAAACTTCTATAAAGCGAGCTTTGACTATCAGTTAGTGCTGGTCGATGTCTGGATGAGAGCCTTCGAGCAGCTGATGCGATTGGCATCCTCCCAAGAAAAGAGCGAAACGCTTCAGAACTGGCGGCAGTTTCAGCAAATCTGGAGTAGGGTATTTGACCAAGCATTCGCACAGACGTTCCGTTCAGAGAATGCCCTTGAGATTCAGGGGAAATTCTTGAATGCAGCCATGACCTACAGGCTCCAGCAGCAACAGCTAATGGAAGTGTTTCTGAAGATGAATGACTTGCCAACTCGCAGCGAAGTTGATGAAATTCACCGTAACGTCTACGAGCTGCGTAAGGAAATTAAAAGCCTTAAAAAAGCTTTAGGAGAATCCCAACGCAGCGAGTCTTGA